The Candidatus Zixiibacteriota bacterium genome includes the window CAATCAATGCCGTCAGGTCCGAAACGTCTGAGACATCGGCTTGATCACAATCGACATTACCCGTTAATCCAACACAGCAGGATGCCAGTTGCCGTTGTTTTTCAGGATCGAGACAGTGCTGGAACCTGTATTCGCGACCGCCAGATCAGGTTTCCCGTCCCCGTCAAAGTCGGCGGATGTAACTGAATTAGGATTACTCCCCACCCCGTAATTCACCGCTGA containing:
- a CDS encoding FG-GAP repeat protein, with amino-acid sequence MNYGVGSNPNSVTSADFDGDGKPDLAVANTGSSTVSILKNNGNWHPAVLD